In a genomic window of Thermodesulfobacteriota bacterium:
- the hflX gene encoding GTPase HflX has product MPYDEILGRSRESVYRLRGARLVHTHIKNTGLTEPDLVTMVNERLDMMGLIEVRHDGDPGRFTLAHIVPPRGGDGKWSVEEFRDLGQVDVNCDELIREIESGLEKSYFEQGGDKDREGVMLVGFSTKFRSEAEESLEELRSLAQSANKAVLAATVQTRKMPDPRYLIGKGKLGEAILEAKQVGARKLIFDVELTPAQVKSISDETNLEVMDRTQLILEIFARHATTAEGKLQVKLAQFKYNLPRLVGRGVELSQLGGGIGTRGPGEKKLEEERRRIRKQIELLEKEISQLSRRRERTREKRKETGIPTITFIGYTNVGKSTLFNALTGSGVVAENKLFSTLVPTTRKIMLPGGREVLITDTVGFISDLPKELVNAFRATLEELGGSTLLLHVADASDPMVEERVESVDKILEQTGYESIPRVIVLNKADKADPALAARLARRFNAVLISARDKNSLPGLTEMLEQSINGILHTEVDGAGNDFRLYTA; this is encoded by the coding sequence TTGCCGTACGACGAGATACTGGGGAGGTCGAGGGAGTCGGTCTACAGGCTCCGGGGCGCGCGGCTCGTCCACACGCACATAAAGAACACCGGCCTCACGGAGCCCGACCTCGTCACTATGGTGAACGAGAGGCTCGACATGATGGGGCTCATCGAAGTGAGGCACGACGGCGACCCGGGGAGGTTCACGCTCGCGCACATCGTCCCGCCGCGCGGCGGCGACGGCAAGTGGAGCGTCGAGGAATTCAGGGACCTCGGTCAGGTGGACGTGAATTGCGACGAGCTTATACGCGAGATAGAAAGCGGGCTCGAAAAGTCGTACTTCGAGCAGGGCGGCGACAAGGACAGGGAGGGAGTAATGCTCGTCGGCTTCTCGACGAAGTTCCGCTCCGAGGCCGAGGAGTCGCTGGAAGAGCTCAGGTCACTTGCGCAGTCGGCGAACAAGGCAGTCCTCGCGGCGACAGTACAAACGAGGAAGATGCCCGACCCGAGATATCTCATCGGGAAGGGTAAGCTGGGCGAGGCCATACTCGAAGCCAAGCAAGTCGGCGCGAGGAAGCTTATCTTCGACGTCGAGCTCACGCCCGCGCAGGTGAAGTCCATATCCGACGAGACGAACCTCGAAGTCATGGACAGGACTCAGCTCATTCTCGAAATATTCGCGCGCCACGCGACGACGGCCGAGGGGAAGCTGCAGGTTAAGCTCGCCCAGTTCAAGTACAACCTTCCGCGCCTCGTGGGCCGGGGCGTGGAGCTCTCGCAGCTAGGCGGCGGTATCGGCACCAGGGGCCCCGGCGAAAAGAAGCTCGAAGAAGAAAGGCGCCGCATCCGGAAGCAGATAGAGCTCCTCGAAAAGGAGATATCCCAGTTAAGCCGCCGGCGCGAAAGGACCCGCGAGAAGCGTAAGGAAACGGGCATACCAACCATAACCTTCATCGGCTACACGAACGTCGGCAAATCGACCCTCTTCAACGCGCTCACGGGCAGCGGCGTCGTGGCCGAGAACAAGCTCTTCTCGACGCTCGTCCCGACGACGAGGAAGATAATGCTGCCCGGCGGGCGCGAGGTGCTGATAACCGACACCGTGGGATTCATAAGCGACCTCCCGAAGGAGCTCGTCAACGCCTTCCGCGCGACGCTGGAAGAATTAGGGGGCTCGACGCTCCTGTTGCACGTGGCCGACGCGAGCGACCCGATGGTCGAGGAGAGGGTAGAGTCCGTAGACAAGATACTGGAGCAGACGGGGTACGAATCCATACCGCGCGTGATAGTCCTCAACAAGGCCGACAAGGCCGATCCCGCCCTTGCGGCGAGGCTCGCGCGGAGGTTTAACGCGGTTCTTATTTCGGCCAGGGACAAGAATTCACTCCCCGGGCTCACGGAGATGCTGGAGCAGTCTATCAACGGAATACTGCATACCGAAGTGGATGGAGCCGGAAACGATTTCAGGCTCTACACCGCCTGA
- a CDS encoding GNAT family N-acetyltransferase — MTDPQGNDFYIEHLDSHDRSSFSCGVEELDIYLKTRASQDARKKVAAPFVVIDETNGTVAGFYTLSMKSVKLAELQPEAQKKLPRYPEVPAVLLGRMGIDVKYRGRGLGEIILFDALKRSYEHSGEIAAFAVVVDAKHGAEGFYLRYGFVPFPDDKYQLFLPMKTIETLIKES; from the coding sequence GTGACCGATCCCCAGGGAAACGATTTTTACATAGAACACCTGGACTCCCACGACCGCAGTTCTTTCTCGTGTGGCGTTGAGGAACTGGATATTTATCTCAAAACCCGGGCAAGTCAGGACGCGAGGAAAAAAGTCGCTGCACCTTTCGTTGTAATCGACGAGACAAATGGCACCGTAGCTGGTTTTTATACGCTTTCCATGAAGAGCGTTAAACTTGCCGAGCTCCAACCAGAAGCACAAAAGAAACTACCCCGTTATCCGGAAGTCCCTGCAGTCTTACTTGGCCGTATGGGTATTGATGTGAAATACCGGGGCCGTGGTCTGGGCGAAATTATTTTATTCGATGCCCTAAAACGCAGTTATGAACACAGCGGTGAGATTGCAGCCTTTGCCGTCGTGGTAGACGCCAAACACGGTGCTGAAGGTTTTTATCTCAGATACGGGTTCGTACCATTTCCAGACGACAAATACCAACTATTCCTGCCCATGAAAACCATCGAGACCCTGATAAAAGAGAGCTGA
- a CDS encoding ABC transporter permease → MNGVMSFFKVTGGLVSLLMETLYWCKSVFGNLDKITDQLLVIGYQTLPVGALIGLFSGGVLALQAGPTLAQFGVEENVGGLVGLSMVKEIGPVMAAILVAGRVGSAMAAELASMSVYEEIDALKTMDINPVRYLVMPRFVATVLALPVLVIYMDVIGWFGGAIVSSINPDVHLTFSVYYRNLSDLVDFTAFVNGLIKAGLFGVIISIVCCYVGLKTKGGPREIGTSVTKAVVLSFVLVLIFDYYATRILLFLDID, encoded by the coding sequence ATGAACGGAGTAATGTCATTCTTCAAGGTTACGGGCGGGCTGGTGAGCCTCCTCATGGAGACTCTATACTGGTGCAAGTCCGTCTTCGGAAACCTGGACAAGATAACGGACCAGCTCCTGGTGATCGGCTACCAGACGCTCCCCGTCGGCGCGCTAATCGGCCTCTTTTCGGGCGGGGTGCTCGCGCTCCAGGCGGGCCCGACGCTCGCGCAGTTCGGCGTCGAGGAAAACGTCGGCGGGCTCGTCGGGCTCTCGATGGTTAAGGAGATAGGGCCCGTCATGGCGGCGATACTCGTCGCCGGCAGGGTCGGCTCGGCGATGGCGGCCGAGCTCGCTTCGATGAGCGTCTACGAAGAGATAGACGCCCTTAAGACGATGGACATAAACCCCGTCCGCTACCTCGTCATGCCGAGGTTCGTCGCGACGGTACTCGCGCTCCCGGTGCTCGTCATATACATGGACGTCATAGGATGGTTCGGCGGGGCTATCGTGTCGTCCATAAACCCCGACGTTCACCTGACGTTCTCGGTTTACTACCGTAACCTCTCGGATCTCGTCGACTTCACGGCGTTCGTCAACGGGCTAATAAAGGCGGGGCTCTTCGGCGTCATAATATCCATCGTATGCTGCTACGTCGGGCTAAAGACCAAGGGCGGCCCGAGGGAGATCGGCACGTCCGTGACGAAGGCCGTGGTGCTGTCGTTCGTGCTGGTTCTTATCTTCGATTACTACGCGACGAGGATTTTGTTATTCCTCGATATAGATTAG
- a CDS encoding IPTL-CTERM sorting domain-containing protein, whose protein sequence is MNRYPCLGRAGRLSGFLVFAFLFLPLVVSADAVQFTNEEVVFLENNPEVELQRFNSRQFAEGTFVNCTSPVDVSSNDDCFTPGFISPFLTLLVDLMSDPTLFALLGADFEGGGNPPNVLITSIPVSSFDILFEGPKATAVGLDIGCVTDDEEACITELLVDVFGSGSGPIGSTTVLAGESFDSFLGIESAEPISRVSIYLTVQDASVFQGVERIWFEPTPNVAPIPTLSEWGMIAAAAGLALIGMIYAARRRKAGA, encoded by the coding sequence ATGAATAGATATCCATGCCTGGGCCGTGCAGGACGCCTTTCCGGTTTTCTCGTCTTCGCGTTTTTATTTCTCCCGCTTGTCGTTTCCGCAGATGCGGTCCAATTCACGAATGAAGAGGTTGTATTCCTCGAAAACAACCCGGAGGTGGAGCTCCAGCGGTTTAACAGCAGGCAGTTTGCCGAAGGTACGTTCGTAAACTGCACCTCGCCGGTCGATGTGAGCAGCAACGACGACTGCTTCACGCCAGGATTCATATCGCCGTTCCTTACGCTCCTGGTAGACCTGATGTCGGACCCTACCCTCTTCGCACTCCTGGGCGCGGATTTCGAGGGGGGCGGCAACCCGCCGAACGTTCTCATAACGAGTATCCCCGTCTCGTCGTTCGACATACTCTTTGAGGGCCCCAAAGCCACCGCCGTCGGGCTTGATATCGGATGCGTTACGGACGATGAAGAAGCATGTATTACCGAGCTTCTCGTGGATGTGTTCGGCAGCGGTTCCGGGCCCATAGGCTCGACGACAGTCCTCGCGGGGGAATCGTTCGACTCGTTCCTCGGGATAGAAAGCGCCGAGCCTATAAGCAGGGTTTCGATATACCTCACTGTGCAGGACGCGTCGGTCTTTCAGGGCGTCGAGAGAATATGGTTCGAGCCCACCCCGAACGTAGCCCCTATCCCGACCCTGTCGGAATGGGGAATGATCGCGGCGGCGGCGGGGCTTGCACTTATCGGGATGATTTATGCCGCGAGGCGGAGAAAGGCCGGGGCCTGA
- a CDS encoding L,D-transpeptidase family protein — MKITALVSLLLLFSFAAAAAGAEYDGTKYVTRCKDRAGAAVPDKGVKQPGYSPEEIKTIEQKLVELFYNPGEVDGRIDPQFECAVMGFQKMNGLERTGEINMQVLEALENPVYPSPAQKHQGIHTEADLERQVLTVYRDNEIVRIMPASSGADKPFKEPGGGYGSARTPLGDFKFFARIWGLHADHLGDLFNPVYFDEGGYAVHGDTQVPSYNASHGCIRISIEDSVWFEKTVPLQTPLLVSATALPTTRRE, encoded by the coding sequence ATGAAAATTACCGCTCTTGTTAGCCTGCTGCTCCTGTTTTCCTTCGCCGCCGCTGCGGCGGGGGCTGAATATGACGGCACGAAGTATGTCACCCGGTGCAAGGACAGAGCCGGCGCCGCCGTTCCCGACAAAGGCGTTAAGCAGCCCGGGTATTCACCCGAAGAGATCAAAACGATCGAGCAGAAGCTGGTCGAGCTCTTCTACAACCCCGGCGAGGTCGACGGCAGGATAGACCCTCAGTTCGAATGCGCCGTCATGGGGTTTCAGAAAATGAACGGCCTGGAAAGGACGGGCGAGATAAACATGCAGGTCCTGGAAGCGCTCGAAAACCCCGTTTACCCGAGCCCTGCGCAAAAACATCAGGGCATACATACGGAGGCCGATCTCGAGCGCCAGGTGCTCACCGTGTATCGCGATAACGAGATCGTCCGCATCATGCCCGCATCGAGCGGGGCCGACAAGCCGTTCAAGGAGCCCGGGGGAGGGTACGGGAGCGCGAGGACGCCGCTCGGCGATTTTAAATTCTTCGCCCGCATCTGGGGCCTCCACGCGGACCACCTTGGCGACCTCTTCAACCCCGTGTACTTCGATGAGGGCGGATACGCCGTGCACGGCGATACGCAGGTCCCCTCCTATAATGCCAGCCACGGCTGCATACGTATCTCTATCGAGGATTCGGTCTGGTTCGAGAAGACTGTCCCCCTCCAGACGCCGCTCCTCGTCTCGGCGACAGCGCTTCCGACGACGCGGCGGGAGTGA
- the alr gene encoding alanine racemase, with translation MRPTWAEINLDSLIHNFNVVKALLEPGVAVLSVVKADAYGHGAVEVAGALAEAGTDMFGVATVEEAVELRDYGIELPILLLGGMRPEEAWVTVEHELTPTIYSLETARALDYESVRAGKRTPYHLKIDTGMARLGVDPPDAGEFAAALAGLTNIYMEGLFTHLASAFLETPETTDRQLALFAGAVAAVREKGFAPRYVHSANSVATVRFPASHMDLVRPGIILYGAGVEGVPGLKPVMKLKTRIIQTKKVPKGTRVSYGGTYVAEKPSVIATLPIGYADGYARSLSNRAKVSIRGGLAPVAGTICMDLTMIDVTDIPGASVGDEVVLFGDGNVSADAAARWADTISYEILSTTGKRIPRRYV, from the coding sequence ATGCGACCGACCTGGGCTGAGATAAACCTCGATTCCCTTATCCATAATTTCAACGTAGTAAAGGCTCTGCTCGAACCCGGCGTCGCCGTGCTTTCCGTAGTAAAGGCGGACGCTTACGGGCACGGCGCGGTCGAGGTCGCGGGGGCGCTGGCCGAGGCCGGTACGGATATGTTCGGGGTCGCCACGGTCGAGGAGGCCGTCGAGCTACGGGACTACGGCATCGAGCTCCCTATACTCCTCCTCGGCGGGATGAGGCCCGAAGAGGCCTGGGTCACGGTCGAGCACGAGCTCACGCCCACTATATACTCCCTCGAAACCGCAAGGGCCCTCGACTACGAATCCGTGCGCGCCGGGAAGCGGACGCCCTATCACCTTAAAATCGACACGGGCATGGCGCGGCTCGGGGTCGATCCGCCCGACGCGGGCGAGTTCGCCGCCGCACTCGCCGGGCTCACCAACATCTACATGGAAGGTTTATTCACGCACCTCGCCTCGGCCTTCCTCGAAACGCCGGAAACGACGGACAGGCAGCTCGCGCTCTTCGCCGGTGCGGTCGCCGCCGTCAGGGAAAAGGGGTTCGCCCCCCGCTACGTTCATTCGGCCAACAGCGTCGCCACGGTGCGCTTCCCGGCCTCGCACATGGACCTCGTCCGGCCCGGCATAATCCTCTACGGCGCTGGCGTCGAAGGGGTGCCCGGTCTCAAGCCGGTGATGAAGCTCAAGACGAGGATAATCCAGACGAAGAAGGTCCCGAAAGGAACGAGGGTCAGCTACGGCGGCACGTACGTCGCCGAAAAGCCGTCCGTCATCGCGACGCTCCCGATAGGCTATGCCGACGGCTACGCGCGGAGCCTGTCGAACAGGGCGAAGGTATCGATAAGGGGGGGGCTCGCCCCCGTCGCCGGCACGATCTGCATGGATCTTACGATGATTGACGTCACCGACATACCGGGCGCGTCCGTCGGGGACGAGGTGGTCCTCTTCGGCGACGGGAACGTTTCGGCCGACGCCGCGGCGAGGTGGGCCGACACCATATCCTACGAGATACTATCGACGACCGGAAAGCGCATCCCCCGAAGGTACGTATGA
- a CDS encoding ATP-binding cassette domain-containing protein: MSEQGETVKESGGNGGLGTAGRGSGRAGNGLLGYLNSTPVGVKISGLTKSFGRNRVLRGVDLEIEPGETVVILGKSGTGKSVLLRHIIGLEKPDSGAILIGGEPVEYDAPGKGGHVVAMVFQSSALFNSLSVADNVALYLKEHKVFKDDRKVRQIVSSALEIVGLSEKEDVMPSVLSGGMKRRVATARALVMNPDLLLFDEPTAGLDPMMTRTIGDLILDLRQKVEMTQIVVTHDIDLAFYVADRIAVLSEGRIIEFGPPEQIKNCAEEAVREFIAPQFGENRR, encoded by the coding sequence ATGTCGGAACAGGGAGAAACAGTGAAGGAAAGCGGCGGTAACGGCGGGCTCGGCACGGCCGGGCGGGGGAGCGGCCGCGCCGGAAACGGCCTCCTCGGGTACCTCAACTCGACCCCCGTCGGAGTGAAAATATCGGGCCTTACGAAATCCTTCGGCCGGAACCGCGTTCTCCGTGGCGTAGACCTCGAAATCGAGCCCGGCGAGACGGTCGTCATACTCGGGAAGAGCGGCACGGGGAAGAGCGTCCTCCTCCGCCACATAATAGGCCTCGAAAAGCCCGACAGCGGCGCGATACTCATCGGCGGAGAGCCGGTCGAGTACGATGCCCCGGGCAAGGGCGGGCACGTCGTCGCGATGGTATTTCAGAGCTCGGCCCTCTTCAATTCCCTTTCGGTGGCCGACAACGTCGCGCTTTATTTAAAGGAGCACAAGGTCTTCAAGGACGACAGGAAAGTGAGGCAGATAGTGTCGAGCGCGCTCGAAATAGTCGGCCTTTCGGAGAAAGAGGACGTCATGCCCTCGGTGCTTTCGGGCGGCATGAAGCGCCGCGTCGCCACGGCGCGGGCGCTGGTCATGAACCCTGACCTCCTTCTCTTCGACGAGCCCACGGCCGGGCTCGACCCTATGATGACGAGAACCATAGGCGACCTCATACTCGACCTCAGGCAGAAAGTCGAAATGACCCAGATAGTGGTCACGCACGACATCGACCTCGCGTTTTACGTCGCCGACCGCATAGCCGTGCTCAGCGAGGGGCGCATTATAGAATTCGGCCCGCCGGAACAGATAAAAAACTGCGCCGAGGAGGCGGTCAGGGAATTCATAGCCCCGCAGTTCGGAGAAAACAGGAGGTAG
- a CDS encoding GIY-YIG nuclease family protein — translation MSSYIYIMSNKKRTTLYIGVTNNLERRVLEHKLGDIPGFTKRYSLTDLIYFEEGGSMIDAIAREKQLKRWHKEWKWNLVKGMNPTLADLSDGVV, via the coding sequence ATGTCGTCCTATATCTACATTATGAGTAACAAGAAACGGACAACTCTCTACATCGGCGTTACTAACAATCTCGAAAGGAGAGTTCTGGAGCATAAACTCGGCGACATCCCCGGGTTTACGAAAAGATACAGTTTGACAGACCTCATTTATTTCGAAGAAGGCGGCTCGATGATTGATGCAATAGCGAGGGAGAAGCAGCTCAAAAGATGGCATAAGGAATGGAAATGGAACCTGGTCAAGGGGATGAACCCGACTCTGGCAGATTTATCCGATGGGGTGGTATGA
- a CDS encoding DUF1778 domain-containing protein — MQTAKFIEDEQTKNERLAARTTPRIKKLIEEAASLEGRSVSDFMVEHAQAAAVDIIEKHNRIILSVRDSARFVEALLNPPAPNEHLKRVAARHKKVISSK, encoded by the coding sequence ATGCAGACAGCTAAATTTATAGAAGATGAACAGACTAAAAATGAGCGCCTGGCAGCTCGTACTACACCACGCATCAAGAAGCTAATTGAAGAAGCGGCATCACTGGAAGGCCGGTCAGTAAGTGATTTCATGGTCGAGCACGCGCAGGCCGCTGCCGTGGACATTATCGAAAAACATAACCGGATTATCCTATCGGTCAGAGATAGCGCAAGATTTGTCGAGGCGTTGCTAAATCCACCAGCCCCTAACGAGCATCTTAAGAGAGTTGCGGCCCGCCATAAAAAGGTTATTAGCTCCAAGTGA
- a CDS encoding MlaD family protein — translation MNKHVKVGIFFIVGLVILLAVFDFVGDIPFLRSDYKLKTYFQSIGELRVGNPVKLEGYEVGKVSGIKIADRKIEVSIQVEKKAGVRKDSVASIRLTSLLGTSYINLTFGTPESPLAQSGDTLPSEEPADINDILVKVDAAVGSIENALGAFDVLGDNKENLTKIVTNLDLILEGLQKGEGTFGKLLKDDAVYEEAKGALANINEISASIKSGKGTLGKLVNDDKLYEDARAALSGLGNISEKLNNPDGTIGKLLNDDTLYNEATGAATNLNQILEKVNSGQGTLGKLVNEDQLYRDAQDTLLKVDKSIDTLDDLAPLGVFGTALGVVTLF, via the coding sequence ATGAACAAGCACGTAAAGGTCGGGATATTCTTCATAGTCGGGCTTGTCATACTGCTCGCGGTGTTCGACTTCGTCGGCGACATACCGTTCCTGAGGAGCGACTACAAGCTTAAGACCTACTTCCAGTCGATCGGGGAGCTCAGGGTGGGGAATCCCGTAAAGCTCGAAGGGTACGAGGTCGGAAAGGTCTCGGGGATAAAGATCGCCGACAGGAAGATAGAGGTCTCGATACAGGTCGAAAAGAAGGCCGGGGTGCGGAAGGACTCCGTCGCTTCGATAAGGCTCACGAGCCTCCTCGGCACGAGCTACATCAATCTCACATTCGGCACGCCCGAGAGCCCGCTCGCCCAATCGGGCGATACGCTCCCGAGCGAGGAGCCGGCCGACATAAACGACATACTGGTCAAGGTGGACGCCGCCGTGGGGTCCATCGAAAACGCGCTCGGCGCGTTCGACGTCCTCGGCGACAACAAGGAAAACCTCACGAAGATAGTCACTAACCTCGACCTCATACTCGAGGGCCTCCAGAAAGGGGAGGGCACCTTCGGAAAGCTCCTCAAGGACGACGCCGTCTACGAAGAGGCCAAGGGCGCGCTCGCCAACATCAACGAAATCAGTGCGTCCATAAAATCCGGCAAGGGGACGCTCGGGAAGCTCGTAAACGACGACAAGCTCTACGAGGACGCCCGCGCCGCCCTGTCGGGGCTCGGCAACATATCCGAAAAGCTCAACAACCCGGACGGCACGATAGGCAAGCTCCTCAACGACGACACCCTCTACAACGAGGCGACCGGGGCCGCGACAAACCTCAACCAGATACTTGAGAAGGTCAACTCCGGGCAGGGGACGCTCGGCAAGCTCGTAAACGAAGACCAGCTCTACAGGGACGCACAGGACACGCTCCTCAAGGTGGACAAGAGCATCGACACCCTCGACGACCTCGCTCCCCTCGGCGTCTTCGGCACGGCCCTCGGCGTGGTTACGCTGTTCTGA
- a CDS encoding MaoC/PaaZ C-terminal domain-containing protein has translation MGLNRDYIGKEFPPQEHVVKPEEVAAYALAIGSRNASFFGTNGFDSGLSVMAPPSYTVTYELPLLEKVWADPGLNGGEEQAKQNVLMLVHGDQNMKFYKPIKPGDKIVFTAKIDDVEDKGSGELLKLSVLSKDEKGEKVAESHWGLFIRGIGSGEKPKSSAPKAAPAAPPEPPPLAFRDVIRVPEDVTYKYADASNDHNPIHINEQVAKEAGLKGIIVHGLCTMSMTMKSIIESYLDGDPGKLKALGVRFTAPVYPGDTLIVDGWETGEKNGHSSIAFEVTRESDGVKVIKGGTAEAAL, from the coding sequence ATGGGACTTAACAGGGATTACATCGGTAAGGAATTTCCTCCACAGGAGCACGTCGTAAAGCCCGAAGAGGTAGCGGCCTACGCTCTCGCCATCGGTTCGCGTAACGCGAGCTTCTTCGGCACGAACGGCTTCGATTCCGGGCTCTCCGTCATGGCCCCGCCGAGCTACACCGTCACCTACGAGCTTCCGCTCCTCGAAAAGGTCTGGGCCGATCCGGGCCTGAACGGCGGCGAAGAGCAGGCGAAACAGAACGTCCTCATGCTCGTCCACGGCGATCAGAACATGAAATTCTACAAGCCCATAAAACCGGGCGATAAAATCGTCTTCACGGCTAAAATCGACGATGTAGAAGACAAGGGCTCGGGCGAGCTTTTGAAGCTCAGCGTCCTCAGCAAGGACGAGAAGGGCGAAAAAGTCGCCGAAAGCCACTGGGGCCTCTTCATCAGGGGCATCGGCAGCGGCGAGAAGCCGAAATCGTCGGCCCCGAAGGCTGCGCCCGCAGCGCCGCCGGAGCCTCCGCCCCTCGCGTTCAGGGACGTCATACGCGTCCCCGAGGACGTAACCTACAAATACGCCGACGCGTCCAACGACCACAACCCGATCCACATAAACGAGCAGGTCGCGAAGGAAGCGGGCCTCAAGGGCATAATCGTCCACGGCCTCTGCACCATGTCGATGACCATGAAATCCATAATCGAAAGCTACCTCGACGGCGACCCGGGGAAATTAAAGGCGCTCGGCGTCAGGTTCACGGCCCCCGTTTATCCGGGCGACACGCTTATCGTGGACGGCTGGGAGACGGGCGAAAAGAACGGGCATTCCTCAATCGCTTTCGAGGTTACGAGGGAAAGCGACGGGGTCAAGGTGATAAAGGGCGGCACGGCCGAGGCCGCTCTCTAA
- a CDS encoding TolC family protein — MHLKTAALTAALFMTLAYYAPAEEYAPLPPSPPEAGEAVRTGTPEPAAGSPITLRQALALALERSPALKAYSLEIRAREARAIQEGLPPNPGIEAFVEDFGGTGSVEGFRGVETTILLSQLVPLSGRISKQKKVAGLDAGLAGWDYEAARLDVLTDTAKAFADLVAAERRLGIMEELAGLSKRVYDTVAEQADAGGISPIQAKRTRVAYSRTEISLGRARREVEAARKALAAKWGSTKADFGKAEGSLDTLLPVPPYEDLAAYIDMNPDVARWAAEMEKREAVLGLEKARAIPEPVVSGGYRRIGENDDNAFVVGLSIPLPIFDRNQGAIAEARRLISKGEHERREAEVNAGASLAAAYAELRSSYEAASLLGQDVVPRAEEAYSSIFEGYREGKFSLLDVLDAQRTVFDTKLEYVNALGAYHRALADVERLTGRPLNEMRAWPEIPTDREGDSK, encoded by the coding sequence ATGCATCTCAAAACTGCGGCATTGACAGCCGCGCTGTTCATGACACTTGCGTATTACGCGCCGGCGGAGGAATACGCCCCTTTGCCCCCCTCCCCTCCGGAGGCCGGGGAAGCCGTTCGGACCGGGACGCCGGAGCCGGCGGCCGGAAGCCCGATAACGCTGCGGCAGGCGCTCGCGCTCGCCTTGGAGCGGAGCCCCGCGTTAAAGGCCTATTCGCTCGAGATACGGGCGAGGGAGGCCCGCGCCATACAGGAAGGGCTGCCGCCCAACCCAGGCATCGAGGCATTCGTCGAAGACTTCGGCGGGACGGGGTCGGTCGAGGGTTTCAGGGGCGTGGAAACCACGATACTCCTTAGCCAGCTAGTGCCCTTGAGCGGGCGGATATCGAAACAGAAGAAGGTGGCGGGGCTCGACGCCGGGCTCGCCGGGTGGGACTACGAGGCCGCGCGCCTCGACGTGCTTACGGACACGGCCAAGGCCTTCGCCGACCTCGTGGCGGCCGAAAGGCGGCTCGGGATAATGGAGGAGCTGGCGGGGCTTTCGAAGCGAGTCTACGACACGGTGGCCGAGCAGGCGGACGCCGGCGGGATTTCGCCCATACAGGCGAAGCGCACGCGGGTCGCCTATTCCCGGACGGAGATAAGCCTCGGACGCGCGAGGCGCGAGGTGGAGGCCGCGAGAAAGGCCCTGGCGGCGAAGTGGGGGAGCACGAAGGCGGACTTCGGCAAGGCCGAGGGGAGCCTCGACACGCTCCTGCCCGTGCCGCCGTACGAGGACCTCGCCGCTTATATCGACATGAACCCCGACGTCGCGAGGTGGGCGGCAGAGATGGAAAAGCGGGAGGCCGTCCTCGGCCTCGAAAAGGCGCGCGCCATACCGGAGCCCGTCGTGAGCGGCGGCTACAGGCGGATAGGCGAGAACGACGACAACGCATTCGTCGTCGGGCTGTCCATACCGTTACCCATATTCGACAGGAACCAGGGCGCGATCGCCGAGGCCCGAAGGCTTATATCGAAGGGCGAGCACGAAAGGCGCGAGGCCGAGGTAAACGCGGGGGCATCACTCGCCGCCGCGTATGCGGAGCTCCGGTCTTCATACGAGGCCGCGTCCTTACTCGGGCAGGACGTCGTACCCCGCGCGGAGGAGGCGTACTCGTCCATATTCGAGGGGTACAGGGAGGGGAAGTTCTCGCTCCTGGACGTCCTCGACGCGCAGAGGACCGTTTTCGATACGAAGCTCGAATACGTGAACGCGCTCGGCGCCTATCACCGCGCGCTCGCCGACGTCGAGAGGCTTACGGGAAGGCCGCTTAACGAAATGCGGGCATGGCCTGAAATCCCCACCGACAGGGAAGGAGACTCGAAATGA